A DNA window from Parabacteroides johnsonii DSM 18315 contains the following coding sequences:
- a CDS encoding PcfJ domain-containing protein — translation MKPRTPIQQEVARLSERLPKLTATQRAYAFRHCFKHYAIKRADGTNICTECGHSWKSEHDLADTVCGCTCPHCGMELEALRTRKSVFSENEYFSIVTTCKQYQVIRFFFVKSRYKAGQAAGYSIYEVVQRWISPKGTTVTVARLRGMSILYYDLWAEYSDMEVRKNNKLRAYDINPVCTYPRQRFIPELKRNGFNGKYHNILPYDLFTAILSDSRAETLLKAGQYPMLRHYIRSSFDIERYWASVKICIRNGYTIADGSMWRDTIDLLRHFGKDTNSPKYVCPSDLKAEHDRLMHKRNKEIERKKLEERIRQAKKHEKAYRKLKGIFFGIAFTDGTLQVRVLESVAEFAAEGTELHHCVFSNSYFLEKNSLILSATIDGKRIETVEVSLKTLEVVQSRGLHNSNTEYHDRIVNLVNSNVNLIRQRMEAA, via the coding sequence ATGAAACCGAGAACACCCATACAGCAGGAAGTCGCACGATTGAGCGAGCGACTGCCAAAATTGACCGCCACACAGAGGGCATACGCTTTCCGCCATTGCTTCAAGCATTACGCCATCAAGAGGGCGGACGGCACGAACATCTGCACCGAGTGCGGACATTCGTGGAAAAGTGAACACGACCTTGCAGACACCGTTTGCGGATGCACCTGCCCGCATTGCGGCATGGAGTTGGAAGCGTTGCGCACCCGAAAGAGCGTGTTCAGCGAGAACGAGTATTTCTCCATCGTCACCACCTGCAAGCAGTACCAAGTGATACGCTTCTTCTTCGTCAAGTCCCGATACAAGGCAGGACAGGCAGCCGGGTATTCCATTTATGAAGTGGTGCAAAGGTGGATTTCGCCCAAAGGCACAACCGTCACCGTCGCCCGACTGCGTGGAATGTCCATACTTTACTACGACCTATGGGCGGAATACAGCGACATGGAGGTACGCAAGAACAACAAACTCCGTGCATACGATATAAACCCCGTCTGCACCTATCCCCGACAGCGTTTCATTCCCGAACTGAAACGCAACGGCTTCAATGGCAAATACCACAACATACTGCCTTACGACCTTTTCACGGCTATCCTTTCCGACAGCCGAGCCGAAACGCTGTTGAAGGCAGGGCAATACCCCATGTTGCGCCACTACATCCGCAGTTCCTTTGACATAGAGAGGTATTGGGCATCCGTAAAGATATGTATCCGCAACGGCTACACCATTGCTGACGGCTCCATGTGGCGTGACACCATAGACCTCCTGCGGCATTTCGGCAAGGACACGAACAGCCCGAAGTACGTTTGCCCCTCCGACCTAAAAGCCGAACACGACAGACTTATGCACAAGCGCAACAAGGAGATAGAGCGCAAGAAGTTGGAGGAACGCATCCGCCAAGCGAAGAAACACGAGAAGGCATACCGCAAACTCAAAGGCATATTCTTCGGCATCGCCTTCACGGACGGCACTTTGCAGGTGCGTGTGTTGGAGAGCGTGGCGGAGTTTGCAGCGGAAGGGACGGAACTGCACCATTGCGTGTTTTCCAACTCCTATTTCCTTGAAAAGAACTCCCTTATCCTATCCGCCACCATTGACGGCAAGCGCATAGAAACAGTGGAGGTTTCCTTAAAGACATTGGAGGTGGTGCAAAGTCGTGGCTTGCACAATTCCAATACCGAGTACCACGACCGCATTGTAAACCTTGTGAACAGCAACGTGAACCTTATCCGCCAGCGGATGGAAGCGGCATAG
- a CDS encoding DUF3873 family protein, translating into MATRMTTGGISTCTEAGTEKYERFQLGIGRRKRTLVQYDYRHPTDGELFSCVKPTLDECRAARDKWLTEKEGKEDNR; encoded by the coding sequence ATGGCAACACGAATGACCACGGGCGGAATAAGCACCTGCACGGAAGCAGGTACGGAGAAATACGAGCGTTTCCAATTAGGTATCGGCAGACGCAAGCGGACACTTGTGCAGTACGACTACCGCCACCCCACAGACGGAGAGTTGTTCTCTTGTGTCAAACCCACATTGGACGAGTGCCGAGCCGCACGGGACAAGTGGCTCACGGAAAAGGAAGGAAAGGAGGACAACCGATGA